From the Oceanicaulis alexandrii DSM 11625 genome, one window contains:
- the tkt gene encoding transketolase, translating to MTQPALDPARIQPLANAVRALSMDAVEAAKSGHPGMPMGMADVATVLWTRHIKFDPKDTQWADRDRFVLSAGHGSMLLYSILHLIGVEEMTMEELKNFRQLGSKTAGHPEFGHAPGIETTTGPLGQGLATAVGMALGERMMNAHYGDDLVDHRTWVIASDGDLQEGVSQEAISIAGHLKLSKLVVLWDDNSIQIDGDTALSDTVDHRQRFESAGWTTMEVDGHDAAAVDKALNDAKMSDKPVLIACKTTIGFGAPTKAGTAGSHGAPLGAEEIKGAREALGWSHEPFVIPDEIYDGWRFVSELGAQTREAWDARLKASDKAAAFTAQLAAEPPKAALDALDAHIQKTLSDKPALATRASSGKAIEAFWQAFPGLIGGSADLTGSNNTHAPGMASITPDDFSGSYVHYGVREFGMAAAMNGMALHGGLRPYSGTFLVFSDYCRGAIRLSALMNQPVIYVFTHDSIGLGEDGPTHQPVEHLTALRSMPNVAVYRPGDAVEAAEAWKCALERTDGPTVLVLSRQKVPHARQDDGATNLSAKGAYVIREAEGEAQVTLIGTGTELSLAIEAQAKLKDKGVRARVVSAPSLETFLKQDAGYRASVVDPKLPVVAVEAALRWGWDGLIGLEGGFVGMEGFGASAPAEALYEHFGVTADAVVEQALKRV from the coding sequence ATGACCCAGCCCGCTCTTGATCCGGCCCGGATCCAGCCCCTCGCCAATGCGGTTCGCGCCCTGTCCATGGACGCTGTTGAAGCCGCCAAGTCCGGTCACCCCGGCATGCCCATGGGCATGGCCGATGTGGCGACGGTCTTGTGGACCCGGCATATCAAGTTTGATCCCAAGGACACCCAATGGGCCGACCGGGACCGGTTCGTGTTGTCGGCGGGTCATGGCTCCATGCTGCTCTATTCGATCCTGCACCTGATCGGGGTTGAAGAGATGACGATGGAAGAGCTCAAAAACTTCCGTCAGCTGGGCTCGAAAACCGCCGGTCACCCTGAATTCGGTCATGCGCCGGGCATCGAGACCACCACCGGCCCGCTGGGCCAGGGCCTGGCGACGGCTGTGGGCATGGCGCTGGGCGAGCGCATGATGAACGCGCATTACGGCGATGATCTGGTGGATCACCGCACCTGGGTGATCGCCTCTGACGGCGACCTTCAGGAAGGCGTCAGCCAGGAAGCGATCTCTATCGCCGGCCATCTCAAGCTGAGCAAGCTGGTGGTGCTGTGGGATGACAATTCCATCCAGATCGATGGCGACACCGCGCTGTCTGACACGGTCGATCATCGCCAGCGTTTTGAGAGCGCAGGCTGGACCACGATGGAAGTGGACGGTCATGACGCGGCGGCTGTCGACAAGGCGCTCAATGACGCCAAGATGTCTGACAAGCCGGTGCTGATCGCGTGCAAGACCACGATCGGCTTTGGCGCGCCCACCAAGGCGGGCACCGCCGGCAGCCATGGCGCGCCGCTGGGCGCCGAGGAGATCAAGGGCGCACGCGAAGCGCTGGGCTGGAGCCATGAGCCCTTCGTGATCCCCGACGAGATTTATGACGGCTGGCGCTTTGTCTCCGAGCTGGGAGCGCAGACGCGCGAGGCCTGGGACGCCCGCCTGAAGGCGTCTGACAAGGCCGCCGCCTTCACCGCGCAACTGGCGGCTGAACCGCCGAAAGCCGCTTTGGACGCGCTGGACGCGCACATCCAGAAAACGCTCAGCGACAAGCCGGCGCTGGCGACCCGCGCGTCGTCCGGCAAGGCGATCGAAGCCTTCTGGCAGGCCTTCCCCGGCCTCATCGGCGGTTCCGCCGACCTGACGGGCTCCAACAACACCCACGCGCCGGGCATGGCCTCGATCACGCCGGACGATTTCTCGGGCTCCTATGTCCACTATGGCGTGCGCGAGTTCGGCATGGCGGCGGCCATGAACGGCATGGCGCTGCATGGCGGCTTGCGGCCCTATTCGGGCACCTTCCTGGTGTTCTCTGACTATTGCCGCGGCGCGATCCGCCTGTCTGCGTTGATGAACCAGCCGGTGATCTATGTCTTCACCCACGACTCCATCGGTCTTGGCGAAGACGGCCCGACCCACCAGCCGGTCGAGCATCTGACCGCGCTGCGGTCCATGCCCAATGTGGCGGTGTACCGCCCCGGCGATGCGGTGGAAGCGGCGGAAGCGTGGAAATGCGCGCTCGAACGCACCGACGGCCCGACAGTTCTGGTGCTGTCGCGTCAGAAAGTTCCCCATGCGCGCCAGGACGACGGCGCGACGAACCTCTCCGCCAAAGGCGCTTATGTGATCCGCGAAGCGGAGGGCGAGGCGCAAGTCACCCTGATCGGCACCGGCACCGAGCTGAGCCTTGCCATCGAGGCGCAGGCCAAACTCAAGGACAAGGGCGTTCGCGCGCGCGTCGTCTCCGCGCCGTCGCTGGAAACCTTCCTCAAGCAGGATGCAGGCTATCGCGCCTCCGTGGTTGATCCGAAACTGCCCGTCGTGGCGGTCGAAGCGGCCTTGCGCTGGGGCTGGGACGGCCTGATCGGCCTGGAAGGCGGCTTTGTGGGCATGGAGGGCTTTGGCGCCTCGGCGCCCGCTGAAGCGCTCTATGAGCATTTCGGCGTCACCGCCGACGCGGTGGTGGAGCAGGCGCTCAAGCGCGTGTGA
- the ruvA gene encoding Holliday junction branch migration protein RuvA, which translates to MIGKLKGVVDCVGEEEAVIDVNGVGYLVSAGSRTLARLEPGQPVSLHIETHVREDQFKLFGFLSDSERAWFVRLQSVQGVGAKHALAMLDAIDVGEIESSAILGDPMPFERAKGVGKKLAQRIATELKDKAPPLGRSLGAGAAGLAAALAPAGADTPAATSSRTDNVMRESAVSALVNLGYAESDARKAAAEALRQLGDDATEGLVIKSALKELAR; encoded by the coding sequence ATGATTGGCAAGCTGAAGGGCGTCGTGGACTGTGTCGGCGAGGAAGAAGCCGTCATTGACGTCAATGGCGTCGGATATCTGGTCAGCGCCGGATCGCGCACCCTCGCCCGGCTGGAGCCGGGACAGCCCGTGTCGCTTCATATCGAGACCCATGTGCGTGAGGATCAGTTCAAACTCTTCGGTTTCTTGAGCGATTCAGAGCGCGCCTGGTTCGTCCGTCTGCAATCAGTGCAAGGGGTCGGCGCGAAACACGCCCTCGCCATGCTCGATGCGATTGATGTGGGCGAGATTGAAAGCTCGGCGATCCTGGGCGATCCCATGCCGTTTGAACGCGCCAAGGGCGTCGGCAAAAAGCTCGCCCAACGCATCGCCACGGAACTGAAAGACAAGGCGCCGCCGCTCGGCCGGTCCCTGGGCGCCGGCGCAGCCGGACTCGCCGCCGCTCTGGCGCCTGCAGGCGCCGATACGCCAGCCGCCACGTCGTCTCGCACGGACAATGTCATGCGTGAAAGCGCCGTCTCCGCGCTGGTCAATCTGGGCTATGCGGAAAGCGATGCGCGCAAGGCCGCTGCGGAAGCCTTGCGTCAGCTCGGCGATGATGCGACCGAAGGGCTGGTGATCAAATCGGCCCTGAAGGAGCTGGCGCGTTGA
- the ybgC gene encoding tol-pal system-associated acyl-CoA thioesterase: MSQPHAGVWLDDKTHHLPVRVYYEDTDFTGVVYYANYLKFLERGRTDALRCAGVSHAEILKLDPPLGFAVRKIQVEYLKPARIDDALTIETRFKTVKGARLVISQRVVCAAEVLVTADVEAACIDLQGRPRRLPKTMLDQVQRYVTG, from the coding sequence ATGAGCCAACCCCATGCCGGCGTCTGGCTGGATGACAAGACGCACCATTTGCCTGTCCGGGTCTATTACGAGGACACCGATTTCACCGGTGTCGTCTATTACGCCAACTATCTCAAATTCCTGGAGCGAGGACGGACCGACGCGCTGCGCTGCGCGGGCGTCAGCCATGCCGAGATTCTGAAACTTGATCCGCCGCTCGGCTTTGCGGTGCGCAAGATTCAGGTCGAGTATCTCAAGCCCGCCCGCATTGATGACGCCCTGACCATCGAGACACGGTTCAAGACCGTCAAAGGCGCGCGTCTGGTCATCAGCCAGCGTGTCGTGTGCGCCGCCGAGGTGCTGGTCACGGCGGATGTGGAAGCCGCCTGCATTGATCTCCAGGGACGACCAAGGCGCTTGCCCAAGACCATGCTCGATCAGGTGCAGCGCTACGTAACCGGCTAG
- the ruvC gene encoding crossover junction endodeoxyribonuclease RuvC: MSASIRILGIDPGLNATGWGVIDQTGSRLSLVEYGVIKAPPKAPMAERLTVIYNAIEVLVEQFKPHEAAVEDQFVHASAVSALKLGQARAAAMLAPARAGLVVGEYAPKLVKKSVVGTGSAEKAQVAAMIAILLPGSKADADAADALAVAVCHAHHRTAMKGLAS; encoded by the coding sequence ATGAGCGCTTCGATTCGCATATTGGGCATTGATCCGGGGCTGAACGCCACGGGCTGGGGGGTGATCGACCAGACAGGCTCTCGCCTGTCGCTGGTGGAGTATGGCGTCATCAAAGCGCCGCCCAAGGCGCCGATGGCGGAGCGTTTGACCGTGATCTACAACGCCATCGAAGTGCTGGTTGAGCAGTTCAAGCCGCATGAAGCTGCCGTTGAGGATCAGTTCGTTCACGCCAGCGCCGTCAGCGCGCTCAAGCTGGGCCAGGCCCGGGCTGCGGCCATGCTGGCGCCGGCGCGCGCCGGGCTGGTGGTGGGCGAATACGCGCCCAAACTCGTGAAAAAGTCGGTCGTGGGCACCGGCTCCGCAGAAAAGGCGCAAGTGGCGGCGATGATCGCGATTTTACTGCCCGGCTCGAAGGCGGATGCGGACGCGGCGGATGCGCTGGCGGTCGCGGTCTGCCACGCTCACCACAGAACCGCTATGAAAGGACTGGCGTCATGA
- a CDS encoding YjhX family toxin — protein sequence MDISKDEQRVLHALAKGGCITAVKTSSGRILTVELITREGWKMPGVTPRLFRKLKAKRALASRKGGPYRVTRRGLELVRAQPDNR from the coding sequence ATGGATATCTCAAAAGACGAACAGCGCGTGTTGCACGCGCTGGCCAAGGGCGGCTGCATTACAGCCGTCAAAACTTCATCGGGCCGCATTTTGACTGTGGAGCTGATCACGCGCGAAGGCTGGAAGATGCCCGGCGTGACGCCGCGCCTGTTCAGAAAGCTCAAGGCCAAACGCGCGCTCGCCTCCCGCAAGGGCGGACCCTATCGGGTCACGCGCCGCGGATTGGAGCTGGTCCGCGCCCAGCCTGATAACCGTTAA
- the tolB gene encoding Tol-Pal system beta propeller repeat protein TolB: MTALRQFFASIFALIVMAASAFGQTPLVVDVTEGTLDPTPIAIPDFLGEETREAEIGADISRVITNNLQTSGLFAPVEPEAFIEDITDINLRPRFGDWRVINASALLVGEVSIDENDRMLVAFRLWDANTEQQMQGLQFVTSPDNWRRIAHKVSDAVYQRMTGESGYFDTRIVYVSEGYGPNDEPIRRLAVMDQDGANPSFLTDRSYMALLPNYSPSAQQITYVSFRDGRATSYLYDLETGRQEALFDSGPSLASEGQSLSARFHPEGRALVVSAERHSGHDLFRFDLRSRTLRQLTTHPADDVEPSYAPDGERIVFSSSRGGQSQLYVMNADGTDPQRITFGEGRYTTPVWSPRGDLIAFTKQRNGQFMLGVVAADGSGEERILYEGYFVDTPAWSPNGRVLLFTRGDRTREGTTYSIWSTDLAGFNLRRLPTQGQASDPAWSPLID; encoded by the coding sequence ATGACCGCCCTGCGCCAATTCTTCGCCTCGATCTTTGCGCTGATCGTGATGGCCGCATCGGCTTTTGGACAAACACCCCTGGTGGTGGATGTGACCGAAGGCACGCTCGACCCGACCCCGATCGCCATTCCTGATTTTCTGGGCGAGGAAACCCGCGAAGCCGAGATTGGCGCCGACATTTCCCGCGTGATCACGAATAATCTTCAGACTTCAGGGCTGTTCGCCCCGGTCGAGCCCGAAGCGTTCATTGAAGACATCACCGACATCAATCTTCGCCCCCGCTTTGGCGACTGGCGGGTGATCAATGCGTCGGCCTTGTTGGTCGGCGAGGTCAGCATTGACGAGAATGACCGCATGCTGGTGGCGTTCCGGCTGTGGGACGCCAACACCGAGCAGCAGATGCAAGGGCTTCAGTTTGTGACGTCGCCGGACAATTGGCGCCGGATCGCGCACAAGGTGTCTGACGCCGTCTATCAGCGCATGACCGGCGAAAGCGGGTATTTCGACACCCGCATCGTTTATGTGTCCGAAGGCTATGGCCCCAATGACGAGCCCATTCGCCGCCTGGCGGTGATGGATCAGGACGGCGCGAACCCGTCCTTCCTGACCGACCGCTCCTATATGGCGCTGTTGCCGAACTATTCGCCGAGCGCCCAGCAGATCACCTATGTGTCGTTCCGCGACGGCCGGGCGACCAGCTATCTCTATGATCTTGAGACCGGGCGTCAGGAAGCGCTGTTTGATTCAGGTCCCTCGCTCGCCAGCGAAGGGCAGTCCCTGTCCGCCCGGTTCCATCCCGAGGGCCGCGCGCTGGTGGTCTCCGCCGAGCGCCATAGCGGGCATGACCTGTTCCGTTTTGATCTGCGCTCGCGCACCTTGCGCCAGCTGACCACGCACCCGGCCGATGATGTGGAGCCGTCCTATGCGCCGGATGGCGAGCGGATCGTGTTTTCCTCCTCGCGCGGCGGACAATCTCAACTCTATGTGATGAACGCGGACGGGACCGACCCGCAACGCATCACGTTTGGCGAAGGTCGCTATACGACTCCGGTCTGGAGCCCGCGCGGCGATCTGATCGCTTTCACGAAACAGCGCAATGGCCAGTTCATGCTGGGCGTTGTGGCTGCGGACGGCTCGGGCGAAGAGCGAATTCTCTATGAAGGCTACTTCGTGGATACGCCCGCCTGGTCGCCCAATGGCCGCGTCCTGTTGTTCACACGGGGCGACAGAACACGCGAGGGAACAACGTACTCGATCTGGAGCACTGACCTTGCGGGCTTCAACCTGCGTCGCCTGCCGACGCAGGGCCAAGCGAGCGACCCGGCCTGGTCGCCCTTGATCGACTGA
- the ybgF gene encoding tol-pal system protein YbgF, with protein MIRSLFSALSALLLMTALITVPAEAQSRRELAARLDAVEARLAEVEARALQGDPVAETLMMRVDDLERQQRVQTGEIERLNFENRRMRQELEQLGVNVDRLLSGGGAYGAAGDETGATGDPLSLGGPSDLLSSDEIDSSDPYAEARASTVQPLRAPTPGQNAQAPRGSGSENLSQSAALPQLNADISELDAPPEVVMDADTLYQTANARLLDGDFGGARELLREFTQAYPEDAKVGQAWYWLGETHFINGDFQDAADAYIASLQADRQGARAPDALVRLGASLAALGETSRACQVLATFPSEFPRAGEDARRKAQRETARIGCR; from the coding sequence ATGATTCGTTCGCTTTTCTCCGCCCTGTCAGCGCTTTTGCTGATGACCGCCCTGATCACCGTTCCAGCCGAGGCGCAATCGCGTCGGGAGCTTGCGGCGCGCCTGGATGCGGTGGAGGCGCGATTGGCGGAGGTCGAGGCGAGGGCGCTGCAAGGCGATCCTGTCGCGGAAACTCTGATGATGCGCGTTGACGATCTGGAGCGTCAGCAGCGGGTTCAGACGGGCGAGATCGAACGTCTGAACTTTGAAAACCGCCGCATGCGTCAGGAACTCGAACAGCTGGGCGTCAATGTGGACCGGCTGCTGTCAGGCGGCGGAGCCTATGGCGCGGCAGGGGATGAAACGGGCGCGACGGGGGATCCTTTGTCCCTGGGCGGGCCGTCAGACCTGTTGTCCTCTGACGAAATTGATTCAAGCGATCCTTACGCTGAAGCCCGCGCGTCCACCGTGCAGCCCTTGCGCGCGCCGACCCCTGGCCAAAACGCGCAAGCGCCACGCGGGTCTGGGAGTGAAAACCTGTCTCAGAGCGCGGCTTTGCCCCAGCTGAACGCAGACATCAGCGAACTGGACGCTCCGCCCGAAGTCGTGATGGACGCCGACACCTTGTACCAGACCGCAAACGCCCGCCTTCTGGACGGCGATTTTGGCGGCGCGCGAGAATTGCTGCGCGAGTTCACCCAGGCCTATCCTGAAGACGCCAAAGTCGGCCAGGCCTGGTACTGGCTGGGCGAAACCCATTTCATCAACGGCGACTTCCAGGATGCGGCGGACGCCTACATCGCGTCCTTGCAGGCGGATCGTCAGGGCGCGCGCGCGCCGGACGCTCTGGTGCGTCTGGGGGCGTCTCTCGCGGCGTTGGGCGAGACCAGTCGCGCGTGTCAGGTGCTGGCCACCTTCCCGTCCGAATTCCCGCGCGCCGGCGAGGACGCCCGCCGCAAGGCGCAACGCGAAACCGCCCGGATCGGCTGCCGATAG
- a CDS encoding MotA/TolQ/ExbB proton channel family protein translates to MESVAVELTGPATELTIMHLFMRADIVVKAVMAILAFMSIWSWAIAIEKWLQLNNAHAGASRFENDFWSGGSLDELVAKYAKPAKEPFGRVLAASMRDWDGYAVAKSGGAEANRELSKMESGLGVLAIIGSAAPFIGLFGTVWGIMNAFRSIAASENTSLAVVAPGISEALFATALGLLAAIPAVIFFNALSSNLSKYASRLEGLVDDLAALASRGS, encoded by the coding sequence ATGGAAAGCGTTGCAGTTGAGCTGACGGGTCCGGCCACTGAACTGACCATCATGCATTTGTTCATGCGCGCCGACATCGTGGTGAAAGCGGTGATGGCGATCCTGGCGTTCATGTCGATCTGGTCTTGGGCCATCGCCATCGAGAAATGGCTGCAACTCAATAATGCCCATGCTGGCGCATCGCGCTTTGAAAACGATTTCTGGTCTGGCGGGTCGCTGGACGAGCTGGTCGCCAAATACGCCAAGCCCGCCAAGGAGCCGTTCGGCCGGGTGCTCGCTGCGTCCATGCGCGACTGGGACGGCTATGCGGTCGCCAAGAGCGGTGGCGCCGAAGCCAATCGCGAACTGAGCAAGATGGAAAGCGGGCTGGGCGTTCTGGCCATTATCGGCTCCGCGGCGCCCTTTATCGGTCTGTTCGGCACGGTGTGGGGCATCATGAACGCCTTCCGCTCGATCGCCGCGTCCGAGAACACCTCGCTGGCGGTCGTGGCGCCGGGCATTTCCGAAGCCCTGTTCGCCACCGCGCTGGGTCTGCTGGCTGCGATCCCGGCCGTGATCTTCTTTAACGCCCTGTCGTCAAACCTCTCCAAATACGCCTCCCGCCTTGAAGGTCTCGTGGATGATCTGGCGGCGCTGGCGAGCCGGGGGAGCTGA
- a CDS encoding cupin domain-containing protein: MTLSDVTPGVLAELIAPHAAEAFFETVFETRALHAPGSAPDRFTPLISLAAIDAMLAEGLFREGDLSMARAEPRLPDGAWLREDGLVDRGEVARLYQQGATLILPQLQARHRPLADLCRQLEADFSCPVQTNIYLTPPNAQGFQTHYDNHDVLVLQVEGRKRWRLYDAPVGTPYRGERFTPGRFAQTEPRKELVLEPGDVLYVPRGLMHDAVNEGDDQASLHITTGLLAKTWADFLLEAVSEAALRTPALRRALPPGYARGAVSREHFDAAFKSALRDVGQNADLDAVIGLFTDTAITSRPADTRGALTFGALTPDTQLKRRPLIALELAEDDEHIALVAPGGALTFDRDAEAGLERLLSGATISLSDFSAMDDAKARDVMERLIAYGVAERA, from the coding sequence ATGACCCTATCTGATGTAACGCCGGGCGTGCTGGCCGAGTTGATCGCTCCGCATGCGGCTGAAGCCTTTTTCGAGACGGTGTTCGAGACCCGGGCGCTGCACGCGCCGGGCTCGGCGCCGGATCGGTTCACGCCCCTGATCAGCCTTGCGGCGATTGACGCCATGCTGGCCGAAGGTCTGTTTCGCGAAGGCGATCTGTCCATGGCGCGCGCCGAACCGCGCCTGCCTGACGGCGCCTGGTTGCGCGAGGATGGCCTGGTGGATCGCGGCGAGGTCGCCCGGCTCTATCAGCAAGGCGCGACGCTGATCCTGCCGCAATTGCAGGCGCGACACCGGCCTCTTGCGGATCTGTGCCGCCAGCTGGAGGCGGACTTTTCCTGCCCGGTGCAGACCAATATCTACCTGACGCCGCCCAATGCGCAGGGGTTTCAGACCCATTACGACAATCATGACGTTCTGGTCCTGCAGGTGGAGGGCCGCAAGCGCTGGCGGCTTTATGACGCCCCGGTGGGTACGCCCTATCGCGGCGAACGCTTCACCCCGGGCCGCTTCGCCCAGACCGAGCCTCGCAAAGAGCTGGTGCTGGAGCCGGGCGATGTCCTGTATGTGCCGCGCGGGCTGATGCACGACGCGGTCAATGAGGGCGATGATCAGGCCTCGCTTCACATCACAACGGGTCTGCTGGCGAAAACATGGGCGGACTTCCTGCTGGAAGCGGTGTCCGAAGCCGCCCTGCGCACACCCGCCCTGCGCCGGGCCTTGCCGCCGGGCTACGCCAGGGGCGCGGTCAGCCGCGAACATTTTGACGCGGCGTTTAAAAGCGCGCTGCGCGATGTGGGTCAAAATGCTGATCTTGATGCGGTGATCGGCCTGTTCACTGACACCGCCATCACCTCGCGCCCGGCGGACACGCGCGGCGCGCTGACCTTCGGCGCGCTTACCCCGGACACGCAACTCAAACGCCGGCCGCTGATCGCATTGGAGCTCGCCGAGGATGACGAGCACATCGCCCTGGTCGCCCCTGGCGGCGCGCTGACCTTTGACAGAGACGCCGAGGCCGGGCTTGAGCGCCTGCTCTCAGGCGCAACGATCAGCCTGTCTGATTTCAGCGCCATGGACGACGCCAAGGCTCGTGATGTGATGGAGCGCCTGATCGCGTACGGGGTGGCGGAGCGGGCCTGA
- a CDS encoding ExbD/TolR family protein produces MAGGLDTGGGNGRRRFKPNAEINVTPFVDVMLVLLIVFMISAPLLTVGVEVDLPDTEARAMTTSEEPLTLTIQSDGTLYLMETEVAFDELAPRLQAITGAGSEARIYIRADDGAPYGDVMRVMARVSASGYTNIGLVTEPIRE; encoded by the coding sequence ATGGCTGGCGGACTCGACACCGGCGGCGGCAATGGACGTCGCCGCTTCAAGCCCAACGCCGAGATCAATGTCACGCCCTTTGTGGATGTGATGCTGGTGCTGCTGATCGTGTTCATGATCTCCGCCCCGCTTCTGACCGTGGGGGTCGAGGTGGATCTGCCGGACACCGAAGCGCGCGCCATGACCACGTCGGAAGAGCCCTTGACCCTGACCATCCAGTCAGACGGCACGCTCTATCTGATGGAGACAGAAGTGGCGTTTGACGAGCTGGCGCCGCGCCTTCAGGCGATCACGGGAGCCGGGTCTGAAGCGCGCATCTATATCCGCGCCGACGATGGCGCGCCCTATGGCGACGTCATGCGCGTGATGGCCCGGGTGTCAGCCTCTGGCTACACCAATATCGGGCTCGTCACCGAACCGATCCGGGAATAG
- the ruvB gene encoding Holliday junction branch migration DNA helicase RuvB — translation MSEPDERIISADANPGDGRDKALRPLSFDEFVGQPAAIANLKVFTQAAGRRGEALDHVLLSGPPGLGKTTLAQIVAKELGVNFRATSGPVIAKAGDLAAILTNLEERDVLFIDEIHRLLPAVEEILYPAMEDFCLDLVIGEGPSARTVRIDLPPFTLVGATTRAGLLATPLRDRFGVPVRLEFYSVEELSGIVARAARKLGAPMSEDGAIEIAKRARGTPRVAGRLLRRVRDFAEEDGAPEIDAKVADGALRRLEVDAVGLDSLDRRYLRVLIEGFGGGPAGVETLAAACAEARDALEDVVEPFLIQQGFIMRTPRGRVAAKRAYEHLGFTMPQHLNDDLFGN, via the coding sequence TTGAGCGAGCCGGACGAGCGCATCATCTCTGCAGACGCGAACCCCGGCGATGGCCGGGACAAGGCGTTGCGTCCGCTCTCGTTTGACGAGTTCGTGGGCCAGCCTGCGGCCATCGCAAACCTGAAAGTCTTCACCCAGGCGGCCGGGCGGCGCGGCGAAGCGCTGGACCATGTCCTGTTGTCCGGCCCGCCGGGCCTGGGCAAGACCACTTTGGCGCAGATCGTGGCGAAAGAGCTGGGCGTGAACTTTCGCGCCACATCAGGCCCGGTCATCGCCAAGGCGGGCGATCTGGCGGCGATCCTGACCAATCTTGAAGAACGCGACGTCCTGTTCATCGACGAAATCCACCGGCTGTTGCCCGCCGTCGAAGAGATCCTCTATCCGGCGATGGAGGATTTCTGCCTCGATCTGGTGATCGGGGAGGGGCCGAGCGCGCGTACTGTGCGCATCGATCTGCCGCCGTTCACCCTGGTGGGCGCCACCACGCGCGCCGGCCTTCTGGCGACGCCGCTGCGCGACCGCTTCGGCGTGCCGGTGCGGCTTGAGTTTTATTCGGTTGAGGAATTGTCGGGCATCGTCGCCCGCGCCGCGCGCAAGCTGGGCGCGCCCATGAGCGAGGATGGCGCGATCGAGATCGCCAAGCGCGCCCGCGGCACGCCCCGCGTCGCTGGACGGCTTCTGCGCCGGGTGCGTGATTTCGCCGAGGAAGACGGCGCGCCGGAGATCGACGCCAAGGTCGCCGACGGCGCCTTGCGGCGGCTTGAAGTGGACGCGGTCGGGCTCGACAGTCTCGACCGGCGCTATCTGCGCGTCCTGATCGAGGGCTTTGGCGGCGGACCTGCGGGCGTTGAGACGCTGGCCGCAGCCTGCGCCGAGGCGCGCGATGCGCTGGAGGACGTGGTCGAGCCTTTCCTGATTCAGCAGGGCTTCATCATGCGCACCCCGCGCGGGCGTGTGGCCGCCAAGCGCGCCTATGAGCATCTGGGCTTCACCATGCCGCAACACTTGAATGATGATCTGTTTGGAAACTAG
- the pal gene encoding peptidoglycan-associated lipoprotein Pal, translating into MKRLSILAALALSATLAACASQPEPVAPMPEPEPQPVYEPAPEPAGPTPGSVEDFEVNAGDRVFFALDQSTLSSEARATLRRQAAWLASYPGARILVAGNCDERGTREYNLALGARRANAARDFLVSQGVDPSRISTVSYGKERPVCRQSNESCWATNRNAMTMIQSGAVS; encoded by the coding sequence ATGAAACGCCTGTCAATTCTTGCCGCCCTGGCGCTCAGCGCCACGCTGGCCGCCTGTGCTTCCCAGCCGGAGCCGGTGGCGCCGATGCCTGAGCCTGAGCCGCAGCCGGTCTATGAGCCTGCGCCTGAGCCGGCTGGTCCGACCCCGGGTTCGGTTGAAGACTTTGAAGTGAATGCGGGCGACCGCGTTTTCTTCGCGCTGGATCAGAGCACGCTGTCCAGCGAAGCCCGCGCGACCCTGCGCCGTCAGGCCGCCTGGCTGGCGTCCTATCCGGGAGCTCGCATTCTGGTCGCCGGCAATTGCGACGAACGCGGCACCCGCGAATACAACCTCGCCCTGGGCGCTCGCCGCGCCAATGCGGCCCGCGACTTCCTGGTGAGCCAGGGCGTCGACCCGTCGCGCATCTCCACCGTGTCCTACGGTAAAGAGCGCCCGGTCTGCCGCCAGTCCAATGAAAGCTGCTGGGCGACCAACCGGAACGCCATGACCATGATCCAGTCGGGCGCCGTGTCTTAA